From the Bacilli bacterium PM5-9 genome, one window contains:
- a CDS encoding acetyl-CoA C-acetyltransferase (product_source=KO:K00626; cath_funfam=3.40.47.10; cog=COG0183; ko=KO:K00626; pfam=PF00108,PF02803; superfamily=53901; tigrfam=TIGR01930; transmembrane_helix_parts=Inside_1_377,TMhelix_378_395,Outside_396_400), translated as MNVYIVDAKRTAIGSLGKSLSKVHVADLGASVVAELVKKHNIKSEDIDEVISGNALPAAAGQGVGRQVAIKSGLAESVCGHTVSMVCGSGVKSINNAFGLIKGEEAKLIIAGGTENMSLAPYAIPGARAGLRLGDTTAVDTLVFDALTDAYNGIHMGVTAENVAKRCGITREMQDEFSLESQQKALNAIEKGYFKDEIVPITIKNRRQEIIFDTDEHPKETSLEKLANLAPVFEKDGTVTAGNASGINDGAAYAIIANDEMVEKYNFKPMAKIIACAQAGIDPKVMGLGPAYAIKKLLAKTDLTIDDIDIFELNEAFAAQSLGVAKEMSKMFNVDEKSILDKTNYCGGAIALGHPVGASGARIITTLVHQMKRLNKKYGIASLCIGGGMGIAILVENTEK; from the coding sequence ATGAATGTATACATTGTAGATGCTAAAAGAACAGCTATTGGTTCATTAGGCAAAAGTTTATCGAAAGTCCATGTGGCTGATTTAGGAGCAAGTGTCGTAGCTGAGTTAGTAAAAAAACATAATATTAAAAGTGAAGATATTGATGAAGTAATATCAGGAAATGCTTTACCTGCAGCAGCAGGACAAGGTGTTGGACGACAAGTAGCAATTAAATCAGGATTAGCTGAATCAGTTTGCGGTCATACAGTAAGCATGGTATGTGGATCAGGTGTTAAAAGCATCAACAATGCTTTTGGGTTAATTAAAGGAGAAGAAGCTAAATTAATTATTGCTGGTGGAACTGAAAATATGAGTTTAGCACCATATGCTATTCCAGGAGCTCGTGCTGGATTAAGATTAGGTGATACAACAGCGGTTGATACTTTGGTTTTTGATGCTTTAACAGATGCCTATAATGGAATTCATATGGGTGTAACTGCTGAAAATGTTGCGAAAAGATGTGGCATTACTCGTGAAATGCAAGATGAGTTTTCATTAGAATCACAACAAAAAGCTTTAAATGCAATCGAAAAAGGATATTTCAAAGATGAGATTGTTCCAATTACAATCAAAAATCGTCGTCAAGAAATAATTTTTGATACTGATGAACATCCAAAAGAAACATCATTAGAAAAATTAGCTAATTTAGCACCTGTTTTTGAAAAAGATGGAACAGTTACAGCTGGAAATGCTAGTGGAATTAATGATGGAGCAGCTTATGCGATAATTGCAAATGATGAAATGGTTGAAAAATACAACTTTAAACCAATGGCAAAAATTATTGCTTGTGCTCAGGCAGGAATTGACCCTAAGGTTATGGGGTTAGGGCCAGCTTATGCTATTAAAAAATTATTAGCAAAAACAGATTTAACTATTGATGATATTGATATTTTTGAATTAAATGAAGCTTTTGCTGCCCAATCTCTTGGTGTTGCAAAAGAAATGTCAAAAATGTTTAATGTTGATGAAAAATCAATTTTAGATAAAACAAACTATTGTGGTGGTGCGATTGCTTTAGGTCATCCAGTGGGTGCAAGTGGAGCTCGTATTATAACAACATTAGTTCATCAAATGAAAAGATTAAATAAAAAATATGGTATTGCCTCTCTTTGTATTGGTGGAGGAATGGGTATTGCAATTTTAGTTGAAAATACTGAAAAATAG
- a CDS encoding 3-oxoacyl-[acyl-carrier protein] reductase (product_source=KO:K00059; cath_funfam=3.40.50.720; cog=COG1028; ko=KO:K00059; pfam=PF13561; superfamily=51735), with the protein MRLENKVALVTGAANGIGKEIALLFAKEGAKVVACDMSEIDYSDPNVEGMILNVTDVEGCKDTFDKIMEKYGKIDILVNNAGITRDGLTAKMTDEMWDLVIDVNLKGVFNLTRHVGPQMVANKQGSIINISSVVGEYGNIGQANYSATKAGVIGLSKTWAKEFARKGEQVRVNAIAPGYVMTDILKTVPQDLLDSFAAMTMLKRLGEPKEIANAALFLASDESSYVTGHVLSVNGGMRL; encoded by the coding sequence ATGAGATTAGAAAATAAAGTGGCTTTAGTAACAGGAGCTGCAAATGGAATCGGGAAAGAAATAGCTTTATTATTTGCAAAAGAAGGTGCTAAAGTTGTAGCATGCGATATGAGTGAGATTGATTATTCAGATCCAAACGTTGAGGGAATGATTTTAAATGTTACTGATGTTGAAGGATGTAAAGATACTTTTGATAAGATAATGGAAAAATATGGTAAAATTGATATTCTTGTAAATAATGCGGGAATAACTAGAGATGGTTTAACAGCAAAAATGACTGATGAAATGTGGGATTTAGTTATTGATGTTAACTTGAAAGGTGTCTTTAATTTAACAAGACATGTTGGTCCTCAAATGGTTGCTAACAAGCAAGGTTCTATTATTAATATTTCTTCAGTTGTTGGAGAGTATGGAAATATTGGGCAAGCAAACTATTCTGCAACTAAAGCAGGAGTTATTGGTTTATCAAAAACATGGGCAAAAGAATTTGCTCGTAAAGGTGAACAAGTAAGAGTTAATGCTATTGCACCTGGATATGTTATGACTGATATTTTAAAAACAGTTCCTCAAGATTTATTAGATAGTTTTGCAGCAATGACTATGTTAAAACGTCTTGGTGAACCAAAAGAGATTGCTAATGCAGCTTTATTTTTAGCAAGCGATGAATCATCTTATGTTACAGGGCATGTTTTAAGTGTTAATGGTGGAATGAGATTATAA
- a CDS encoding hypothetical protein (product_source=Hypo-rule applied; cath_funfam=2.60.40.1080,3.80.10.10; cleavage_site_network=SignalP-noTM; pfam=PF02368,PF13855; smart=SM00369,SM00635; superfamily=101816,49373,52075; transmembrane_helix_parts=Inside_1_4,TMhelix_5_22,Outside_23_763), whose amino-acid sequence MKKRIFSSAISLLLLFIPIILSNNDGNAKCLKYTGYNHEWKHGSEWPENGNKELLVCQVIPDENLRYELSRTTTELIDDAKVTQDDLNRIIGDNLVISNAAINNIEGLQYLTSLKTISINNTNVTDIEPLNNLSELTSLKITNSNIKNIRPLSILNKLNNLDLENNNITNLDALVNLNNLETLNLSRNKIYDISSLSYLTNVKKLYLDGNDIKTIYYLKDLKNLKILSLASNSISDLSPIQNNQKFDKLYLSNNEISDFSYLNIKDEDSLEANNQVIELTLHSSNGEIEFYNPLEGVKSEIIELKYEGKNICDNDRKCKITKLKRENSLEIDYENRMADNTKNSNITGKVQIEYGDNLVEIKDMLLEPEIEVPLNGTSKVETTFITKPVLDLPFDSDLDYYSDDFTIASVDNMGVISGNKIGETYINVSSKIKVYNPKTESMSFVKKRIKVVVKAINRVNAINITTDNLTLIEGDRYQIKYTIEPSDATFNQVKFVKDKDNEKVLNVSLTGEVIALKKGSTKITINSVDNKKIKKVINVNVIPIQVKLPAKMNIMDAALVKTIGNFEQFKVDKDILEITKLKDNEYRFLAKATGNVKVTYYVGTTTKTYQIKIDQIADVKKVNIDTKDANKKMVGYFELQQDSWFNKKVETTYYNDKNKPVLKEIRTFIYDESKCQKTNKYLLMNCGIKETIVLKKDNKNIKTIKYLYEQNKESIVEEIFYKNDNSINYKVVYDVKGLNGLYEYNYNSKTKYNYVNNKYVKAN is encoded by the coding sequence ATGAAAAAACGAATATTTTCTAGTGCAATTAGCTTATTGCTTTTATTTATTCCTATAATATTATCAAATAATGATGGTAATGCAAAATGTTTAAAATATACTGGATATAACCATGAATGGAAACACGGTAGTGAATGGCCAGAGAATGGAAATAAGGAATTATTAGTTTGCCAAGTAATTCCAGATGAAAATTTAAGATATGAGCTTAGTCGTACAACAACTGAGCTAATTGATGATGCCAAAGTAACACAAGATGATTTAAATAGAATTATTGGAGATAATTTGGTTATTTCAAATGCTGCAATTAATAATATTGAGGGGCTTCAATATTTAACATCATTGAAAACTATCTCAATAAATAATACAAATGTAACTGATATCGAACCATTAAATAATCTAAGTGAATTAACATCACTAAAAATAACTAATTCAAATATAAAAAATATTAGACCTTTAAGTATTTTAAATAAATTAAATAATTTAGATTTAGAAAACAATAATATTACAAACTTAGATGCCTTAGTAAATTTAAATAATCTTGAGACACTTAATTTATCAAGAAACAAAATTTATGACATTTCATCACTAAGTTATCTAACAAATGTTAAAAAGTTATATTTAGATGGAAATGATATAAAAACAATTTATTATTTAAAAGATTTAAAAAACTTAAAAATTTTATCTTTAGCAAGTAATTCAATAAGTGATTTAAGTCCAATACAAAATAATCAAAAATTTGATAAATTGTATTTAAGTAATAATGAAATTAGTGATTTCTCTTATTTAAATATAAAAGATGAAGATAGCCTTGAGGCTAATAATCAAGTAATAGAATTAACATTACATTCTAGCAATGGTGAAATAGAATTTTATAATCCACTTGAAGGAGTAAAAAGTGAAATAATTGAATTAAAGTATGAAGGTAAAAATATTTGTGATAATGATAGAAAATGTAAAATCACAAAATTAAAAAGAGAAAATAGTTTAGAAATAGACTATGAAAATAGAATGGCAGATAATACTAAAAATAGTAATATTACAGGTAAAGTTCAAATTGAGTATGGTGATAATCTTGTTGAAATAAAAGATATGTTATTAGAACCTGAAATTGAAGTACCACTAAATGGAACTAGTAAAGTAGAAACAACTTTTATTACTAAACCAGTGCTTGATTTACCATTTGATTCTGATTTAGATTATTACTCTGATGATTTTACGATTGCTAGTGTAGATAATATGGGAGTTATCAGTGGGAATAAAATTGGTGAAACATATATTAATGTTAGTAGTAAAATAAAAGTGTATAATCCTAAAACTGAAAGTATGAGCTTTGTAAAGAAAAGAATTAAAGTTGTTGTTAAGGCAATTAATAGAGTTAATGCGATTAATATAACAACGGATAATTTAACACTGATTGAAGGAGATAGGTATCAAATAAAATATACTATTGAACCAAGTGATGCAACATTTAATCAGGTTAAATTTGTTAAGGATAAAGATAATGAGAAAGTATTAAATGTTTCTTTAACAGGAGAAGTAATAGCATTAAAAAAAGGTAGTACTAAAATAACAATCAATAGTGTTGATAATAAAAAAATAAAAAAAGTAATAAATGTTAATGTAATACCAATTCAAGTAAAACTTCCGGCAAAAATGAATATTATGGATGCAGCACTTGTTAAAACGATTGGAAACTTTGAACAATTTAAAGTGGATAAAGATATTTTAGAGATTACTAAATTAAAAGATAATGAGTATCGTTTTCTTGCAAAAGCAACTGGTAATGTCAAAGTTACATATTATGTTGGTACAACAACAAAAACATATCAAATTAAAATTGATCAAATAGCTGATGTTAAAAAGGTTAACATTGATACTAAAGATGCTAATAAGAAAATGGTTGGTTATTTTGAATTGCAACAAGATTCATGGTTTAATAAAAAAGTTGAAACAACATATTATAACGATAAAAATAAACCTGTTTTAAAAGAAATAAGAACTTTTATTTATGATGAAAGCAAATGTCAAAAAACTAATAAGTATCTTTTAATGAACTGTGGAATTAAAGAGACAATTGTTTTGAAAAAAGATAATAAAAATATTAAAACGATAAAATATTTGTATGAGCAAAATAAAGAAAGTATTGTCGAGGAAATATTTTATAAAAATGATAACTCAATAAATTATAAAGTTGTTTATGATGTAAAAGGATTAAACGGCTTATATGAATATAATTATAATAGTAAGACAAAGTACAATTATGTAAATAATAAATATGTAAAAGCTAACTAG
- a CDS encoding chromosome partitioning protein (product_source=KO:K03496; cath_funfam=3.40.50.300; cog=COG1192; ko=KO:K03496; pfam=PF13614; smart=SM00382; superfamily=52540), with the protein MAKIIAITNQKGGVGKTTTSVNLASALAHKNKKVLLVDLDPQGNSTSGVGLDKTNVENSVYEVIMHEVKASDALVNTKFENLVIMPASIDLAGVDIQLAKLEKGREQMLKQQLNQVSSYFDYIIIDCPPSLGVLNTNALSAADSVIIPVQCEYYALEGLTQLLGTIRAVQQRYNKKLKIEGVVLTMMDNRTKLGLEVSQEVRKYFKEKVYKTIIPRNVKLSEAPGMGLPINEYDPASAGSLAYLSLAEEVELTNGKTK; encoded by the coding sequence ATGGCAAAAATAATAGCAATCACTAACCAAAAAGGTGGAGTAGGCAAAACAACAACTAGTGTTAATTTAGCATCTGCATTAGCACATAAAAATAAGAAAGTATTATTAGTGGATTTAGATCCTCAAGGAAATAGTACAAGTGGTGTTGGTTTAGATAAAACTAATGTTGAAAACTCTGTTTATGAAGTTATCATGCATGAAGTAAAGGCTAGCGATGCCTTAGTAAATACTAAATTTGAAAATTTGGTTATTATGCCTGCAAGCATTGATTTGGCAGGTGTTGATATTCAACTTGCTAAATTAGAAAAAGGTAGGGAACAAATGTTAAAGCAACAACTTAACCAAGTTAGCTCATACTTTGATTATATTATTATTGATTGTCCACCTTCATTAGGCGTTTTAAATACTAATGCACTTAGTGCTGCTGATTCAGTTATTATTCCAGTTCAGTGTGAGTATTATGCTTTAGAAGGGTTAACGCAATTACTAGGAACAATTAGAGCTGTGCAACAACGTTATAATAAAAAATTAAAAATTGAAGGCGTTGTTTTAACTATGATGGATAATCGAACTAAATTAGGTTTGGAAGTAAGTCAAGAAGTTAGAAAGTATTTTAAAGAAAAAGTATATAAAACAATAATACCTAGAAATGTAAAATTAAGTGAAGCGCCTGGAATGGGATTACCAATTAATGAGTACGACCCAGCTTCAGCAGGAAGTCTTGCTTATTTATCTCTAGCAGAAGAGGTGGAGCTTACTAATGGAAAAACAAAATAG
- a CDS encoding ParB family chromosome partitioning protein (product_source=KO:K03497; cath_funfam=1.10.260.40,3.90.1530.10; cog=COG1475; ko=KO:K03497; pfam=PF02195,PF17762; smart=SM00470; superfamily=109709,47676; tigrfam=TIGR00180), whose protein sequence is MEKQNSRLGKGLEALLGGDVNEIIDEIENNYNSEEVVQLNLNEVSPNPYQPREVFDETKINELAESIKNHGMFTPIIVKKSSSGYNIIAGERRYRASQKLGLETIPALITDFDDRLMMEIALLENIQRENLNPLEEARALKNIMDKYNYTQEEVAKKMGKSRSHIANTLRLLSLNSRIQDLILSGKISMGHAKILVGLDEDVLDIVSNEIVNKKLSVRDTEKLVNELKNKSKPIAKEKKLSPEYIEIEKSLREKLGTKVKIDTKSITVNYENTDDLNRILEILGIEID, encoded by the coding sequence ATGGAAAAACAAAATAGTCGTTTGGGAAAAGGGCTTGAAGCCTTACTTGGTGGGGATGTTAATGAAATAATTGACGAAATAGAAAATAATTATAATAGTGAAGAGGTTGTTCAACTGAATTTAAATGAAGTGTCGCCTAATCCATATCAACCTCGTGAAGTTTTTGATGAGACTAAAATCAATGAATTAGCAGAATCAATAAAAAATCATGGTATGTTTACACCGATAATTGTTAAAAAATCATCGAGTGGCTATAACATTATTGCTGGGGAAAGAAGATATCGAGCTTCACAAAAATTAGGTTTAGAAACAATTCCAGCATTAATTACTGATTTTGATGATCGTTTAATGATGGAGATTGCCTTATTAGAAAATATTCAAAGGGAAAATCTTAATCCTTTAGAGGAAGCTAGAGCTTTAAAAAATATTATGGATAAATATAATTATACTCAAGAAGAAGTTGCTAAAAAAATGGGTAAATCAAGATCTCATATTGCTAATACACTGAGATTATTGTCTTTAAACTCTCGTATTCAAGATTTGATTTTGAGTGGTAAGATAAGTATGGGACATGCTAAAATATTAGTTGGATTAGATGAAGATGTCTTAGATATTGTTAGTAATGAGATTGTAAATAAGAAACTTAGTGTTAGAGATACTGAAAAATTAGTTAATGAACTTAAAAATAAAAGTAAGCCTATTGCTAAAGAAAAGAAATTAAGTCCTGAGTATATTGAAATTGAGAAATCTCTTCGTGAAAAACTTGGAACAAAGGTAAAAATAGATACTAAATCAATAACTGTTAATTATGAAAATACTGATGATTTGAATAGAATTTTAGAAATATTAGGAATTGAAATTGATTAA
- a CDS encoding APA family basic amino acid/polyamine antiporter (product_source=KO:K03294; cog=COG0531; ko=KO:K03294; pfam=PF13520; superfamily=103441; transmembrane_helix_parts=Inside_1_4,TMhelix_5_27,Outside_28_41,TMhelix_42_64,Inside_65_83,TMhelix_84_106,Outside_107_120,TMhelix_121_143,Inside_144_149,TMhelix_150_172,Outside_173_181,TMhelix_182_204,Inside_205_224,TMhelix_225_247,Outside_248_266,TMhelix_267_289,Inside_290_328,TMhelix_329_351,Outside_352_365,TMhelix_366_385,Inside_386_391,TMhelix_392_411,Outside_412_420,TMhelix_421_438,Inside_439_445), with protein MNKKITFTEALLTAVGMVIGSGIFFRADNILGFTEGNIGVAVVAWFVLGFTLIFAGIGMSVLASRSQREGGIVGYMEDCFGEKAAFLTGWFTTFIYIPLLTGILGIVASGFFLQLIGVENAGPGVTQLVGFIFIVAAYTWNYLSTKFSALFSSAATIIKLLPIVIIGIIGMTKLDIGVISEGIGAFKMGLFTAPLLSMAFAFDGWTSVATLSKDMENPQKDIAKVLALNAIIVTFAYVLYFTGMTMLIPTETIIAEGDGHVFIAAQSVLGDMGGKFVLFCVVMSVLGTLNGNVMAGFRYPHALAQAKDLPNSEFFVEESKYGTTGRAAMITFTCVCAWYVLYTVQAFAAAGGAETYLFSGISFDDIPIMAIAAVIILLMIGAMKYGMKEGYGVVKSIIAPIIGIIGQGYVIYSFFGTNSSWLTYMIVVIVIVAIGYGVRSQVKKA; from the coding sequence ATGAATAAAAAAATTACATTTACTGAAGCGTTACTAACAGCTGTTGGTATGGTTATCGGTTCTGGGATCTTCTTCAGAGCTGACAACATTCTAGGATTCACTGAAGGTAATATCGGTGTTGCTGTTGTTGCGTGGTTTGTATTAGGGTTCACTTTAATCTTTGCTGGTATTGGGATGTCAGTTTTAGCGTCTCGTTCACAAAGAGAAGGTGGAATCGTAGGGTATATGGAAGATTGCTTTGGTGAAAAAGCAGCATTCTTAACAGGATGGTTTACAACTTTCATTTACATTCCATTATTAACAGGAATTTTAGGAATTGTAGCTTCTGGGTTCTTTTTACAACTAATCGGTGTTGAAAATGCTGGACCAGGAGTAACTCAATTAGTAGGATTTATCTTTATCGTTGCTGCATATACTTGGAACTATTTAAGTACTAAGTTCTCAGCTTTATTCTCATCAGCTGCAACAATCATCAAATTATTACCAATCGTTATTATCGGTATTATCGGTATGACTAAATTAGATATTGGTGTAATTTCTGAAGGAATTGGTGCATTCAAAATGGGATTATTCACTGCTCCATTACTATCAATGGCATTCGCATTTGATGGATGGACTTCAGTAGCAACTTTATCAAAAGATATGGAAAACCCACAAAAAGATATTGCTAAAGTTTTAGCTTTAAACGCTATAATCGTAACATTTGCTTACGTATTATACTTCACAGGTATGACTATGTTAATTCCTACTGAAACTATCATCGCTGAAGGAGATGGACACGTATTCATCGCTGCACAATCAGTATTAGGTGATATGGGTGGTAAATTCGTATTATTCTGTGTTGTTATGTCAGTATTAGGAACATTAAACGGAAACGTTATGGCTGGATTTAGATATCCACATGCTTTAGCACAAGCTAAAGATTTACCTAATTCAGAATTCTTCGTTGAAGAGTCTAAATATGGTACAACTGGTAGAGCTGCAATGATTACATTTACATGTGTTTGTGCATGGTATGTATTATATACAGTTCAAGCATTCGCTGCTGCTGGTGGTGCAGAAACTTATTTATTCTCAGGTATCTCATTTGATGATATTCCTATCATGGCAATTGCTGCAGTTATTATTTTACTAATGATTGGTGCAATGAAATATGGTATGAAAGAAGGATACGGAGTTGTTAAATCAATTATCGCTCCAATTATTGGTATCATTGGACAAGGGTATGTAATTTACTCATTTTTTGGTACTAACTCATCTTGGTTAACTTATATGATCGTTGTAATTGTTATTGTTGCAATTGGTTATGGAGTTAGAAGTCAAGTTAAAAAAGCTTAA
- a CDS encoding queuine tRNA-ribosyltransferase (product_source=KO:K00773; cath_funfam=3.20.20.105; cog=COG0343; ko=KO:K00773; pfam=PF01702; superfamily=51713; tigrfam=TIGR00430), giving the protein MNLQYELKHKCQQSKARVGKIKTKHGECITPMFMPVGTQASVKTLSPEEVKEIGSNVILANTYHLWLRPGADLVAKAGGLHKFMNYDRPMLTDSGGFQVFSLSDLRNITEDGVTFKSHIDGSKLFMSPEISIDVQNKLGADIIMSFDECIPYPASYEYAKDSTERTLRWAKRGKDAHKRSDDQALFGIVQGGEYPELREYCAKELVKMDFDGYSIGGTSVGEPKDVYKKMIDMAIDYLPEDKPRYLMGVGSPVSILEAIERGVDMFDCVLPTRIARHGTAMTSTGRLVIRNAKYKEDFSPLDANCDCYACKNYSRAYIRHLFNANEQFGQRLVSIHNIRFLHNLVEQSRQAILEDRFIDFKKDFYLQYGIDPNSNSGF; this is encoded by the coding sequence ATGAATTTACAATATGAATTAAAACATAAATGTCAACAAAGCAAGGCTCGTGTTGGTAAAATAAAAACAAAGCATGGTGAATGTATTACACCAATGTTTATGCCAGTAGGAACTCAGGCAAGTGTTAAGACATTATCTCCAGAAGAAGTGAAAGAAATAGGATCAAATGTTATTCTTGCAAATACCTATCATTTATGGCTAAGACCTGGTGCTGATTTGGTTGCTAAAGCAGGTGGCTTACATAAGTTTATGAATTATGATCGTCCAATGCTAACTGATAGTGGTGGTTTTCAAGTTTTTAGTTTAAGTGATTTAAGAAATATTACAGAAGATGGTGTAACTTTCAAATCGCATATTGATGGTTCAAAATTATTCATGTCACCAGAAATTAGCATTGATGTTCAAAATAAACTAGGTGCAGATATTATTATGAGTTTTGATGAGTGTATTCCATATCCTGCAAGTTATGAATATGCTAAAGATAGTACTGAAAGAACATTGCGTTGGGCAAAAAGAGGAAAAGATGCTCATAAAAGAAGCGATGATCAAGCGTTGTTTGGTATTGTTCAAGGTGGCGAATATCCAGAATTAAGAGAGTATTGTGCAAAAGAATTAGTTAAGATGGATTTTGATGGCTATTCAATTGGTGGAACAAGTGTTGGTGAACCAAAAGATGTGTATAAGAAAATGATTGATATGGCTATTGATTATTTGCCTGAAGATAAGCCAAGATATTTAATGGGAGTAGGATCTCCAGTTTCTATTTTAGAAGCAATTGAACGTGGAGTAGATATGTTTGATTGTGTTTTACCAACAAGAATTGCACGACATGGTACTGCGATGACTTCAACAGGACGCCTTGTTATTAGAAATGCAAAGTATAAAGAGGATTTTAGTCCATTAGATGCTAATTGCGATTGCTATGCTTGTAAAAACTACTCAAGGGCCTATATTAGACATTTATTTAATGCGAATGAACAATTTGGGCAAAGGTTAGTAAGCATTCACAATATTAGATTTCTACATAATTTAGTAGAACAAAGTAGACAAGCAATTTTAGAAGATCGTTTTATTGATTTTAAAAAAGATTTTTATTTACAATATGGTATTGATCCAAATTCAAATTCAGGATTTTAA
- a CDS encoding hypothetical protein (product_source=Hypo-rule applied; superfamily=90123; transmembrane_helix_parts=Inside_1_203,TMhelix_204_226,Outside_227_230,TMhelix_231_253,Inside_254_265,TMhelix_266_288,Outside_289_291,TMhelix_292_314,Inside_315_317): MRIFSFSRVIYDGYLTLDLFVFVIRQKMTRIFDFFVLFPDIINFLLKRIDSTKMFEKFYYILLSSITVSELNLFKVNNIHKIDLEGFGIVKDNPKDVIVTGEPSFLVDLFINRNKYNVICTEYDLHSRKVVGKLCLHRHKIEKMKRAGINYINQLFIFSFKEKELMKMADYILVYRDEEVIEYDSYRATLKDRLFYNITNKKLITYCFLAFFWLLVMIIISSILSFFVDAVASYLIGYILWFIATYISTVMYVNNEHFTIDHALNYILGIIPNFLLQLLFVLIFCSIIGLHSWFVILIGGLLAFPLLIFMTRFYRFD; this comes from the coding sequence ATGAGAATTTTTAGTTTTAGTAGAGTTATCTATGATGGATATCTTACTTTAGATTTATTTGTATTTGTAATAAGACAAAAAATGACAAGAATATTTGACTTCTTTGTATTATTTCCTGATATAATTAATTTTTTATTAAAGAGAATTGATTCAACAAAAATGTTTGAAAAGTTTTATTATATTTTACTAAGTAGTATTACAGTGAGTGAGCTTAACTTATTCAAAGTAAACAACATTCATAAAATTGATTTAGAAGGATTTGGTATTGTTAAAGATAACCCAAAAGATGTGATTGTTACTGGTGAACCATCATTCTTAGTTGATTTATTTATTAATAGAAATAAATACAATGTTATTTGTACAGAATATGATTTACATTCAAGAAAAGTAGTTGGAAAATTATGTTTACATCGACATAAAATTGAAAAGATGAAAAGAGCTGGAATTAATTATATTAATCAATTATTTATCTTTTCATTTAAGGAAAAAGAGTTAATGAAAATGGCTGATTATATTCTTGTGTACCGTGATGAAGAGGTAATTGAATATGATTCATATAGAGCAACTTTAAAAGATCGTTTGTTTTATAATATAACAAATAAAAAATTAATTACTTATTGCTTTTTAGCTTTTTTCTGGTTATTAGTAATGATAATTATTTCAAGTATTTTATCATTCTTTGTTGATGCAGTGGCATCTTATTTAATAGGATATATTTTATGGTTTATTGCAACATACATTTCAACTGTAATGTATGTTAATAATGAGCATTTTACAATAGACCATGCTCTAAATTATATTTTAGGAATTATTCCAAATTTTTTATTGCAATTATTATTTGTTTTAATTTTTTGTAGTATTATTGGATTACATTCATGGTTTGTAATTCTTATTGGTGGCTTACTTGCTTTTCCACTTTTAATTTTTATGACACGATTCTATCGTTTTGATTAA